The Burkholderia lata genome contains a region encoding:
- a CDS encoding UDP-2,3-diacylglucosamine diphosphatase has protein sequence MGQKTSATSLFRHPIGARAATAFLSGSAATDGLVSQDPPAGHAAQHDDPDSSAHRYRTIWLSDIHLGSSGCQAPYLLDFLRHNDSEYLYLVGDIIDGWQLKKGWYWPQAHNDVVQKILRKARKGTQVVYIPGNHDEGARQFCDLAFGDIQVRGEAFHTTLAGKRLWIVHGDLFDGVIQHAKWLAYLGDTLYTLILVLNRWFNRIRSRLGFQYWSLSQYLKHQVKNAVNFISQFETVMTDEARRRGCDGVVCGHIHKAEIRDIDGVLYCNDGDWVESLSALVETMEGELKIVYWTVMRTAPTETTSRKAKATA, from the coding sequence ATGGGCCAGAAAACGTCCGCGACCTCCCTGTTCCGTCACCCCATCGGCGCCCGCGCCGCTACCGCTTTCCTGTCCGGTTCTGCCGCAACCGACGGGCTGGTGTCGCAAGACCCGCCAGCCGGTCACGCCGCGCAGCATGACGACCCCGACTCGTCTGCCCACCGCTACCGCACCATCTGGCTGTCCGACATCCACCTCGGCTCGAGCGGTTGCCAGGCGCCGTACCTGCTCGACTTCCTGCGCCACAACGATTCGGAGTACCTGTACCTCGTCGGCGACATCATCGACGGCTGGCAGCTGAAGAAGGGCTGGTACTGGCCGCAGGCGCACAACGACGTCGTGCAGAAGATCCTGCGCAAGGCGCGCAAGGGCACGCAGGTCGTCTACATCCCCGGCAACCACGACGAAGGCGCGCGGCAGTTCTGCGATCTCGCGTTCGGCGACATCCAGGTGCGCGGCGAGGCGTTCCACACGACGCTCGCGGGCAAACGTTTGTGGATCGTGCACGGCGACCTGTTCGACGGCGTGATCCAGCACGCGAAATGGCTCGCGTACCTCGGCGACACGCTCTACACGCTGATCCTCGTGCTGAACCGCTGGTTCAACCGGATCCGCAGCCGGCTCGGCTTCCAGTACTGGTCGCTGTCGCAGTACCTGAAGCACCAGGTCAAGAACGCCGTCAACTTCATCTCGCAGTTCGAGACCGTGATGACCGACGAGGCGCGCCGCCGCGGCTGCGACGGCGTCGTGTGCGGCCACATCCACAAGGCCGAGATCCGCGACATCGACGGCGTGCTGTACTGCAACGACGGCGACTGGGTCGAAAGCCTGTCCGCGCTCGTCGAAACGATGGAAGGCGAACTGAAGATCGTCTACTGGACGGTGATGCGCACTGCCCCGACGGAGACCACGTCGCGCAAGGCCAAGGCCACTGCCTGA
- a CDS encoding glycosyltransferase family 4 protein, whose product MKIMIVTDAWEPQVNGVVRTLKSTSRELTALGHRVEMLTPLEFRTVPCPTYPEIRLSILPYRKLRARIDAFAPDALHIATEGPLGLAARRYARSRKLPYTTAYHTRFPEYVQARFGIPLAATYRFLHWFHGPSLAVMAPTPVVKQDLEKFGFTNVVLWTRGVDLDVFRPMESKVLNTVRPIFLYVGRVAIEKNVEAFLRLDLPGSKWVAGEGPALAELKSRYPEANYLGVLSQAELAKVYAAADVFVFPSRTDTFGLVLLEALACGTPVAAYPVTGPIDVLGGGDAGAMHEDLQEACLEALKIERTTARAWAERFSWRAASEQFASHLKPLPKTAYSPAEGAAV is encoded by the coding sequence ATGAAGATCATGATCGTCACCGACGCGTGGGAACCGCAGGTCAACGGTGTCGTGCGCACGCTGAAGAGCACGTCGCGCGAGCTCACCGCGCTCGGCCACCGCGTCGAAATGCTGACGCCGCTGGAATTCCGCACGGTGCCCTGCCCGACCTATCCCGAGATTCGCCTGTCGATCCTGCCGTACCGCAAGCTGCGCGCGCGGATCGATGCGTTCGCACCCGACGCGCTGCACATCGCGACCGAGGGCCCGCTCGGCCTCGCCGCGCGGCGCTATGCGCGTTCGCGCAAGCTGCCGTACACGACCGCGTACCACACGCGCTTTCCGGAATACGTGCAGGCGCGCTTCGGCATCCCGCTCGCCGCGACCTACCGCTTCCTGCACTGGTTCCACGGCCCGTCGCTCGCGGTGATGGCGCCGACGCCGGTCGTCAAGCAGGACCTCGAAAAATTCGGCTTCACGAACGTCGTGCTGTGGACCCGCGGCGTCGATCTCGACGTGTTCCGGCCGATGGAATCGAAGGTGCTCAATACCGTGCGGCCGATCTTCCTGTACGTGGGCCGCGTCGCGATCGAGAAGAACGTCGAGGCCTTCCTGCGCCTCGACCTGCCCGGCTCGAAGTGGGTCGCGGGCGAAGGCCCCGCGCTCGCGGAGCTGAAGTCGCGCTATCCGGAAGCAAACTATCTCGGCGTGCTGTCACAGGCCGAGCTCGCGAAGGTGTATGCTGCGGCCGACGTGTTCGTGTTCCCGAGTCGCACCGACACGTTCGGCCTCGTGCTGCTCGAGGCGCTCGCCTGCGGCACGCCGGTTGCCGCGTATCCCGTGACAGGCCCGATCGACGTGCTCGGCGGAGGCGACGCCGGCGCGATGCACGAAGACCTGCAGGAAGCCTGCCTCGAGGCGCTGAAGATCGAACGCACCACTGCGCGCGCATGGGCCGAACGCTTCTCGTGGCGCGCGGCATCCGAGCAGTTCGCGTCGCATCTGAAGCCGCTGCCGAAGACTGCGTACTCGCCAGCAGAAGGTGCCGCCGTTTGA
- a CDS encoding diacylglycerol kinase, translating to MKRDLNDKTPPPDATPQRHRPFDEEEPHADADVHAHEPLGPDDRLAPLPPNPYKRHRGITRAWYALKHSLNGFRVAIREESAFRQELTLAALMLPIGAFAPVPAASRALLIASVLLVLIVELLNSSVEAAIDRISLERHELSKRAKDLGSAAVTVALFACVTTWGFVLGPVVARWLGF from the coding sequence TTGAAACGAGACCTGAACGACAAGACCCCGCCCCCCGACGCAACGCCGCAACGGCACCGCCCGTTCGACGAGGAAGAGCCGCACGCCGACGCGGACGTGCATGCGCACGAGCCGCTCGGCCCCGACGATCGGCTCGCGCCGCTGCCGCCGAACCCGTACAAGCGCCATCGCGGCATCACGCGCGCCTGGTACGCCCTCAAGCATTCGCTGAACGGCTTTCGCGTCGCGATCCGCGAGGAGAGCGCGTTTCGCCAGGAACTCACGCTCGCCGCGCTGATGCTCCCGATCGGCGCGTTCGCACCGGTGCCGGCCGCCTCGCGCGCACTGCTGATCGCGTCGGTGCTGCTCGTGCTGATCGTCGAGCTGCTGAACTCGAGCGTCGAAGCCGCGATCGACCGCATCTCGCTCGAGCGTCACGAACTCTCGAAGCGCGCGAAGGACCTCGGCAGCGCCGCCGTGACGGTCGCGCTGTTTGCATGCGTGACGACGTGGGGCTTCGTGCTCGGACCGGTCGTTGCACGCTGGCTCGGCTTCTAG
- a CDS encoding TetR/AcrR family transcriptional regulator translates to MEAKPPRRTRERILELSLKLFNEIGEPNVTTTTIAEEMEISPGNLYYHFRNKDDIINSIFAQFEQQIERRLRFPEDHRPTIDETWSYLQYMADFMWTYRFLYRDLNDLLARNRTLETHFKQIISHKVRFARDMCELLVSDTEMVATPAEIEVIATNMAVISTYWLSYQYVMHPRKYNDQDAIREELHQVSMHVISVMAPYLRGRSRQLFDDLVSGKLPKRQFTDYLPPRDGSPRPAGSPVVTGQAAAKDSKQ, encoded by the coding sequence ATGGAAGCGAAACCTCCCCGCCGCACCCGCGAACGGATTCTCGAGTTGTCGTTGAAACTCTTCAACGAGATCGGCGAGCCGAACGTCACGACCACGACGATCGCCGAGGAAATGGAAATCAGTCCAGGCAACCTGTACTACCATTTCCGCAACAAGGACGACATCATCAACAGCATCTTCGCGCAGTTCGAGCAGCAGATCGAACGGCGGCTGCGCTTTCCCGAAGATCATCGTCCGACCATCGACGAAACCTGGTCGTACCTGCAGTACATGGCCGATTTCATGTGGACCTACCGGTTCCTGTATCGCGACCTCAACGACCTGCTCGCCCGCAACCGCACGCTCGAGACGCACTTCAAGCAGATCATCAGCCACAAGGTGCGCTTCGCGCGCGACATGTGCGAGCTGCTCGTGTCCGACACCGAGATGGTCGCGACGCCCGCCGAGATCGAGGTCATCGCCACCAACATGGCCGTCATTTCGACGTACTGGCTGTCGTATCAGTACGTGATGCATCCGCGCAAATACAACGACCAGGACGCGATCCGCGAGGAACTGCACCAGGTCAGCATGCACGTGATCTCCGTGATGGCACCGTACCTGCGCGGCCGGTCGCGCCAGCTGTTCGACGACCTGGTGTCCGGCAAGCTGCCGAAGCGCCAGTTCACCGACTACCTGCCGCCGCGCGACGGTTCGCCGCGCCCCGCCGGCAGCCCGGTCGTCACCGGGCAAGCCGCCGCCAAGGATTCCAAGCAATGA
- a CDS encoding TIGR00730 family Rossman fold protein has product MKAVCVYCGSSSGVRPVYADAARAFGRALVDAGLTLVYGGGRVGLMGVIADEVMAAGGRAVGVIPELLVDKEVGHTGLSELHVVPDMHHRKKMMADLSDAFVAMPGGAGTLEELFEVYTWAQLGYHRKPVALYNIDSFYDPLIALLRHTVDEGFMRPAYFDALCVESEPVELIERLRRYQPPVHDKWAPDAAK; this is encoded by the coding sequence ATGAAGGCAGTGTGTGTTTACTGCGGCTCGTCGTCCGGCGTGCGGCCCGTCTATGCCGACGCCGCGCGCGCATTCGGCCGCGCGCTCGTGGATGCGGGCCTCACGCTCGTCTACGGCGGCGGCCGGGTCGGCCTGATGGGCGTGATCGCCGACGAAGTGATGGCGGCCGGCGGCCGTGCGGTCGGCGTGATCCCCGAACTGCTCGTCGACAAGGAAGTCGGCCATACGGGGCTGTCGGAACTGCACGTCGTGCCCGACATGCACCACCGCAAGAAAATGATGGCCGACCTCTCCGACGCGTTCGTCGCGATGCCCGGCGGCGCCGGCACGCTCGAGGAGCTCTTCGAGGTCTACACGTGGGCGCAGCTCGGCTATCACCGCAAGCCCGTCGCGCTCTACAACATCGATTCGTTCTACGATCCGCTGATCGCGCTGCTGCGCCATACGGTCGACGAGGGCTTCATGCGTCCGGCCTATTTCGACGCACTGTGCGTCGAATCGGAACCCGTCGAACTGATCGAGCGACTGCGTCGCTACCAGCCGCCCGTTCACGACAAGTGGGCGCCCGACGCAGCCAAGTAA
- a CDS encoding SDR family oxidoreductase, whose translation MTAPSDRKAVLITGASRGIGRATAVLAAERGWDVGINYARDAAAAELTAQAVRDAGGRACVVAGDVANEADVVAMFDTVTAAFGRVDALVNNAGIVAPSMPLADMPADRLRRMFDTNVLGAYLCAREAARRLSTDRGGRGGAIVNVSSIASRLGSPNEYVDYAGSKGAVDSLTIGLAKELGPHGVRVNAVRPGLIETEIHASGGQPGRAARLGAATPLGRAGEAQEIAEAIVWLLGDAASYTTGALLDVGGGR comes from the coding sequence ATGACCGCACCGTCCGACCGCAAAGCCGTCCTCATCACCGGCGCGAGCCGTGGCATCGGCCGCGCAACCGCCGTGCTCGCGGCCGAGCGCGGCTGGGACGTCGGCATCAACTACGCGCGCGACGCGGCAGCGGCCGAACTCACTGCGCAGGCCGTCCGCGACGCGGGCGGCCGGGCGTGCGTCGTCGCGGGCGACGTCGCAAACGAAGCCGATGTCGTCGCGATGTTCGACACCGTCACGGCCGCGTTCGGTCGCGTCGACGCGCTGGTCAACAACGCGGGCATCGTCGCGCCGTCGATGCCGCTCGCCGACATGCCGGCCGACCGGCTGCGGCGGATGTTCGACACCAACGTGCTCGGCGCGTACCTGTGTGCGCGCGAAGCCGCGCGCCGGCTGTCCACCGACCGCGGCGGCCGCGGGGGCGCGATCGTCAACGTATCGTCGATCGCCTCCCGGCTCGGCTCGCCGAACGAATACGTCGACTATGCGGGGTCGAAAGGCGCGGTCGACTCGCTGACGATCGGCCTGGCCAAGGAACTCGGCCCGCACGGCGTGCGCGTCAACGCGGTGCGGCCCGGCCTGATCGAGACCGAAATTCACGCGAGCGGCGGCCAGCCCGGCCGTGCGGCCCGCCTCGGCGCAGCAACGCCGCTCGGCCGCGCGGGCGAAGCGCAGGAGATCGCCGAAGCGATCGTCTGGCTGCTGGGCGATGCGGCGTCCTACACGACGGGCGCCCTGCTCGACGTCGGCGGCGGCCGGTAA
- a CDS encoding ArnT family glycosyltransferase, producing MPGTAAPGRRRTTVPASAPHTRSPADADLTATLDAGGTPVVASTAAASTTRERSLLLGWRTWLFVAALICAYTLPGVLGHDPWKQDETYTFGIIQHMLETGDFVVPTNAGLPFMEKPPLYAWVATSLAWLLQRVMPLHDAARLASALFAALAFGFIARAARVASRADSWFDLRVIGPVVLSAGTLVVIKHVHDMMTDVALFAGTAIAFCGLLELVMQHVARAQQMRHGLPVRPSGRWAAPIFGAGVGIALMTKGLFVPLVFAATLVGALVLYPACRTRSFARSLGVAALVFAPFALIWPIALFLRSETLFMTWFWDNNVGRFFGFSVPELGAENDKPFFILRAFLAVGFPVAPLAIVALARGAWRDWRTPRIALPVMFAGVGLVVLQVSATSRQLYILPFFAPLALVAAQAIERLPRQLHLAWDYLSRILFGTAAALAWAIWAVMADPAASRKDLALLGRWLPLDWTMPIEPALVIGALVLTVGWLTLLPKLRATGVWRGALSWGAGALVAWGLIYTLLLPWLDVAKSYRSVFDDLNAHLALEWNDGDCMASLHGLGESEAPMLYYFSGIQHTPIADAKTTRCTWMIVQGVRAVDPAPGNEWKLFWTGARPGDNDELLRVYVRTPEQHVE from the coding sequence ATGCCCGGAACCGCAGCGCCCGGCCGGCGACGCACGACTGTGCCCGCTTCGGCCCCGCACACCCGCTCGCCCGCCGACGCCGACCTCACTGCAACGCTCGACGCCGGCGGCACGCCCGTCGTCGCCTCGACCGCCGCAGCCAGCACCACGCGCGAACGCTCGCTCCTGCTCGGCTGGCGCACGTGGCTGTTCGTCGCCGCGCTGATCTGCGCGTATACGCTGCCGGGCGTGCTCGGCCACGATCCGTGGAAGCAGGACGAAACCTACACGTTCGGCATCATCCAGCACATGCTCGAGACCGGCGACTTCGTCGTTCCGACCAATGCCGGCCTGCCGTTCATGGAAAAGCCGCCGCTTTACGCGTGGGTCGCGACCAGCCTCGCATGGCTGCTGCAGCGTGTGATGCCGCTGCATGACGCGGCACGGCTCGCGAGCGCATTGTTCGCCGCCCTTGCGTTCGGTTTCATCGCGCGCGCGGCGCGCGTCGCCAGCCGCGCGGACTCCTGGTTCGACCTGCGCGTGATCGGTCCCGTCGTGCTGAGCGCCGGCACGCTCGTCGTCATCAAGCACGTGCACGACATGATGACCGACGTCGCGCTGTTCGCCGGCACGGCAATCGCCTTCTGCGGACTGCTCGAACTCGTGATGCAGCACGTCGCGCGCGCGCAGCAGATGCGCCACGGGCTGCCGGTCCGGCCGTCGGGCCGCTGGGCCGCGCCGATCTTCGGCGCGGGCGTCGGCATCGCGCTGATGACGAAGGGGCTGTTCGTGCCGCTGGTGTTCGCGGCCACGCTCGTCGGCGCGCTGGTGCTCTATCCGGCCTGCCGCACCCGCTCGTTCGCCCGCTCGCTCGGCGTCGCCGCACTGGTGTTCGCGCCGTTCGCGCTCATCTGGCCGATCGCGCTGTTCCTGCGCTCCGAGACGCTGTTCATGACGTGGTTCTGGGATAACAACGTTGGCCGCTTCTTCGGTTTCTCCGTCCCCGAACTGGGCGCGGAGAATGACAAGCCGTTCTTCATCCTGCGCGCGTTCCTGGCCGTCGGCTTCCCGGTCGCACCGCTCGCGATCGTCGCGCTCGCGCGCGGTGCGTGGCGCGACTGGCGCACGCCGCGCATCGCGCTGCCCGTGATGTTCGCGGGCGTCGGGCTCGTCGTGCTGCAAGTGTCCGCGACGTCGCGCCAGCTCTACATCCTGCCGTTCTTCGCCCCGCTCGCGCTGGTCGCCGCACAGGCCATCGAGCGCCTGCCGCGCCAACTGCATCTCGCGTGGGACTACCTGAGCCGCATCCTGTTCGGCACGGCCGCCGCGCTCGCATGGGCAATCTGGGCGGTGATGGCCGATCCGGCCGCGTCGCGCAAGGATCTCGCGCTGCTTGGCCGCTGGCTGCCGCTCGACTGGACGATGCCGATCGAACCCGCGCTCGTGATCGGTGCGCTCGTGCTGACGGTCGGCTGGCTGACGCTGCTGCCGAAGCTGCGCGCGACGGGCGTCTGGCGCGGCGCGCTGTCGTGGGGCGCCGGCGCACTCGTCGCATGGGGGCTCATTTACACGCTGCTGCTTCCGTGGCTCGACGTCGCGAAGAGCTACCGCTCGGTGTTCGACGACCTGAACGCACACCTCGCGCTCGAATGGAACGACGGCGACTGCATGGCGAGCCTGCACGGGCTCGGCGAATCGGAAGCGCCGATGCTGTACTACTTCTCCGGCATCCAGCACACGCCGATCGCCGACGCGAAGACGACGCGCTGCACCTGGATGATCGTCCAGGGCGTGCGGGCCGTCGATCCGGCGCCCGGCAACGAATGGAAACTGTTCTGGACGGGCGCGCGCCCGGGCGACAACGACGAACTACTGCGCGTGTACGTACGCACGCCCGAACAGCACGTGGAGTAA